The Chloroflexota bacterium genome has a segment encoding these proteins:
- a CDS encoding VWA domain-containing protein, whose protein sequence is MTARPSIPRLRWIIVAMIVFTFACAPAGLAPSPQEEWREAPMATPAVMAKEAMPEAPMSTGGTTPPNAEPYDATFFKTYGVNPFIDTEDEHLSTFGMDVDTASYTVVRRYITDGNLPPPEAIRVEEFVNYFKHNYPEPEEGAFAIQLDAAPAPFRGERYRLMRIGLQGRHIPAEDRKDASLIFVIDVSGSMSRENRLGLVKRALRLLVDELRPTDEVGIVVYGSRAQVVLEPTSASNRDAIIAAIESLQTGGSTNAEEGLRLGYQMAVRTLAEDRITRVILCSDGVANVGRTGAEGILEEIRGYVADGVTLSTVGFGMGNYNDVLMEQLADNGNGSYAYVDTLAEARRIFVENLTGTLQVIAQDAKVQVDFNPEVVSRFRLLGYENRRLQAEEFRDDSVDAGEVGAGHSVTALYEFKLHEGAEGRVATVFVRYQDPDTGEVTEIQKSLDTSDILPTFEEAPISFQLDAAVAEFAEVLRESYWAQNTKLEDVLALAQRVSAAMPDDADVTELVYLISQANRLAAQE, encoded by the coding sequence ATGACTGCACGACCCAGTATCCCCCGCCTGCGCTGGATCATCGTGGCGATGATCGTATTCACCTTTGCCTGCGCCCCGGCCGGGCTGGCTCCCTCCCCCCAGGAGGAGTGGAGAGAGGCTCCTATGGCTACCCCCGCCGTTATGGCGAAGGAGGCGATGCCCGAGGCGCCGATGTCCACCGGCGGGACGACCCCACCCAATGCTGAGCCCTATGACGCCACCTTCTTTAAGACCTATGGGGTGAATCCCTTCATCGATACGGAGGATGAGCATCTTTCCACGTTCGGCATGGATGTGGATACGGCGTCCTATACCGTCGTACGCCGCTACATCACCGATGGGAACCTGCCTCCGCCGGAGGCCATCCGGGTGGAGGAGTTCGTCAACTATTTCAAGCACAACTATCCTGAGCCGGAGGAGGGGGCGTTCGCCATCCAACTGGATGCGGCGCCGGCTCCCTTCCGCGGCGAGAGATATCGCCTGATGCGTATCGGCCTGCAGGGGCGTCATATCCCTGCGGAGGATCGCAAGGACGCCTCGCTGATCTTCGTCATCGACGTGTCGGGCTCCATGTCCCGTGAGAACCGATTGGGGCTGGTAAAGCGGGCTTTGCGCCTGCTGGTGGATGAGCTGCGCCCAACCGACGAGGTGGGGATCGTCGTCTACGGATCACGAGCCCAGGTCGTCCTGGAACCCACCTCGGCCTCGAACCGGGATGCCATCATCGCTGCCATCGAATCGTTGCAGACCGGCGGATCGACCAACGCCGAGGAGGGGCTGCGATTGGGCTATCAGATGGCGGTCCGCACGTTGGCGGAGGACCGGATCACCCGGGTGATCCTCTGTTCCGATGGCGTGGCGAACGTGGGACGCACGGGCGCTGAGGGGATCCTGGAGGAGATCCGAGGATACGTGGCAGACGGGGTGACCCTCTCCACGGTGGGCTTTGGTATGGGCAACTACAACGATGTGCTGATGGAGCAGTTGGCGGACAATGGCAACGGCTCGTATGCCTACGTGGATACGCTGGCGGAGGCCCGACGCATCTTCGTGGAGAACCTGACGGGCACGCTCCAGGTCATCGCTCAGGATGCCAAGGTGCAGGTCGATTTCAATCCGGAGGTGGTGAGCCGGTTCCGCCTCCTGGGGTATGAGAATCGCCGTTTGCAGGCGGAGGAGTTTCGGGATGACTCCGTGGATGCGGGCGAGGTCGGTGCGGGGCACAGCGTGACGGCGCTGTACGAGTTCAAGTTGCATGAGGGGGCCGAGGGACGGGTGGCCACCGTGTTCGTACGGTACCAGGATCCGGATACCGGCGAGGTGACAGAGATCCAGAAGTCGTTGGACACCTCAGACATCCTGCCGACGTTCGAGGAGGCCCCGATCAGCTTCCAGCTGGATGCAGCCGTGGCCGAGTTCGCTGAGGTGTTGCGGGAGAGCTACTGGGCCCAGAACACCAAGCTCGAGGATGTGCTGGCGCTGGCCCAGCGGGTGAGTGCGGCCATGCCGGACGACGCCGACGTGACGGAGCTCGTGTACTTGATCTCGCAGGCCAACCGCTTGGCGGCGCAGGAATAG
- a CDS encoding CehA/McbA family metallohydrolase, with the protein MTSSNPTYHFQGRFTPDDKAQGDYRYLFFDVPPGVHRIDVRYEYEGREGGGNTIDIGLFDSRGGNVHGFRGWSGGARDRFTVAERDATPGYLPGPLPAGRWSVMLGLYRIQEAGCRWQVDVWLWDDPGLGQGYPTLSLPEVAGLERGHVVRPAMGGEDSPRWFRGDFQSHTYHSDASGSPGGLAAAARARGLDFVAVTDHNTVSQVPHLRTLSGDDLLLIPSVEVTTYYGHANVWGIDRWLDFRCRSRDDVARVIEEAHRRGRLFSVNHPKEGGPPWEYGTDLPFDCVEVWQAPWFVRNWESRRFWMRLLEQGRRVVAVGGSDRHQPPFRGVLGFYEVGTPTTWVYAEALAQETILAGVRAGHVFISESPAGPRIELTAEAGGHTVMMGDELPCRGASEALVHARVLGASGKVLWLLTRSGLAEAVPITSDGFEYAARVPVDAGFVRAEIVYPESEWGDLPGGEPRIAALGNPIYLRSQ; encoded by the coding sequence GTGACCTCGTCCAATCCCACATACCATTTCCAGGGTCGCTTTACGCCGGACGACAAGGCGCAGGGCGACTATCGGTACCTCTTCTTCGACGTCCCCCCGGGAGTTCATCGTATCGACGTCCGGTACGAGTACGAGGGCCGGGAGGGTGGCGGCAACACGATCGATATCGGCCTGTTTGATTCTCGTGGCGGCAATGTGCACGGGTTCCGGGGATGGAGCGGGGGGGCTCGTGATCGCTTCACGGTGGCCGAACGGGATGCGACGCCCGGGTATCTGCCCGGCCCGCTTCCCGCCGGCCGCTGGTCCGTGATGCTGGGGCTGTATAGGATCCAGGAAGCCGGGTGTCGATGGCAGGTCGACGTGTGGCTGTGGGACGATCCGGGCCTCGGCCAGGGCTATCCCACGCTCAGCCTGCCGGAGGTGGCTGGGCTGGAGAGGGGACACGTGGTCCGGCCGGCGATGGGCGGCGAGGACAGCCCTCGCTGGTTCCGCGGTGATTTCCAATCGCATACGTACCATAGCGATGCCTCGGGATCTCCGGGCGGATTGGCCGCCGCTGCAAGGGCACGGGGGCTGGACTTCGTGGCCGTCACCGATCACAACACGGTGAGCCAGGTGCCGCATCTGCGGACCCTCAGCGGGGACGATCTGCTGCTGATCCCGAGCGTGGAGGTGACCACGTATTACGGCCATGCGAATGTGTGGGGGATCGATCGATGGTTGGACTTCCGCTGCCGCTCTCGGGACGATGTCGCCCGGGTCATTGAGGAGGCCCATCGGCGGGGACGACTATTCTCCGTGAATCATCCCAAGGAGGGCGGCCCGCCGTGGGAGTACGGCACGGACCTCCCCTTTGACTGCGTGGAGGTGTGGCAGGCCCCTTGGTTCGTGCGGAACTGGGAGTCTCGCCGCTTTTGGATGCGCCTGTTGGAGCAGGGGCGACGCGTGGTCGCCGTAGGGGGCAGCGATCGGCACCAGCCGCCCTTCCGAGGCGTCCTGGGGTTCTATGAGGTGGGTACGCCGACGACCTGGGTGTATGCCGAGGCGCTTGCTCAGGAGACGATCCTGGCGGGCGTTCGTGCCGGTCATGTCTTCATCAGCGAGAGCCCCGCCGGGCCGAGGATCGAGCTGACGGCTGAGGCGGGTGGACACACGGTCATGATGGGAGATGAGCTGCCGTGCAGGGGAGCGTCGGAGGCGCTCGTGCACGCCCGTGTGCTTGGGGCCTCTGGCAAGGTGCTCTGGTTGCTGACCCGGTCCGGGTTGGCGGAGGCCGTCCCGATCACGAGCGATGGTTTCGAGTATGCAGCGCGGGTACCCGTCGATGCGGGCTTCGTGCGGGCTGAGATCGTCTACCCTGAGTCGGAGTGGGGCGATCTCCCAGGCGGCGAGCCGAGGATCGCCGCGCTGGGAAACCCGATCTATCTGCGTTCTCAGTGA
- a CDS encoding sulfatase-like hydrolase/transferase, translating into MRIIYFDIDCLRPDHLGCYGYGRPTSPTIDAIAQQGIRFEHYYCSSSPCLPSRTAWASGRFGIRNGVISNHGAGARFYIRTRPYGGPQPENEMLMRHLRAHGYDTISFSNFADRHNALWFMYGWSEYHTPNLKGGQETAEEVNEAVLHWLKHNATRENYFLHINYWDVHRCYKMDASWADRFREFPVEQPWPDEETIQAHQNIHGPFTAQGQFPDGVSPFPLMPGSISSREDFEHMINGYDAAIAYTDHHMGIVLDALDRQGVLDDAVIIISGDHGDAFGEHGIYSDHVCADECIHRIPLIIRWPGVSAAHQRSDAFLYNVDFGPTLCDLLAIPVPADWDGLSFKDNIQGKPGLDREYLVWDHGLYTVQRAVRTKTHLMIRTYDDFGYPFAPVELYDMVEDPYQTRNICDERPEIVQQCSHFMEEWIQEQRMKGHCIPDPLEEILRERANSSDH; encoded by the coding sequence ATGAGGATCATCTATTTCGATATCGACTGTCTGCGGCCGGATCATCTGGGCTGTTATGGGTACGGGAGGCCCACGTCTCCCACCATCGACGCCATAGCCCAACAGGGGATACGCTTTGAACACTACTACTGCTCGAGCTCGCCCTGCCTCCCCTCCAGGACGGCCTGGGCCTCCGGCCGCTTTGGGATCCGCAACGGCGTGATCTCCAATCACGGCGCTGGAGCCCGATTTTACATCAGGACAAGACCCTATGGCGGCCCTCAGCCGGAAAACGAGATGCTAATGCGCCATCTGAGGGCACACGGATACGACACCATCAGCTTCTCGAACTTCGCCGACCGACACAACGCGCTCTGGTTCATGTATGGGTGGAGCGAATATCACACGCCCAATCTGAAGGGCGGCCAGGAGACGGCGGAGGAGGTCAACGAAGCCGTGCTCCACTGGCTAAAGCACAACGCCACCCGAGAGAACTACTTCCTCCACATCAACTACTGGGACGTACACCGATGCTATAAGATGGACGCCTCCTGGGCGGATCGATTCCGGGAATTCCCCGTAGAGCAACCGTGGCCGGACGAGGAGACGATTCAAGCCCATCAGAATATCCACGGGCCGTTCACGGCACAGGGACAATTCCCGGATGGCGTGAGCCCATTTCCTCTCATGCCCGGCTCCATATCCTCCCGCGAGGATTTCGAGCACATGATCAACGGCTATGATGCCGCCATCGCCTACACGGACCACCACATGGGCATCGTCCTGGACGCGTTAGACCGGCAAGGCGTGCTGGACGACGCGGTCATCATCATCTCTGGAGACCACGGAGACGCCTTTGGCGAACACGGCATCTATTCAGACCACGTGTGTGCGGATGAATGCATCCACCGGATCCCTTTGATCATCCGATGGCCCGGCGTCTCCGCAGCCCATCAGAGATCGGACGCCTTCTTATACAATGTGGACTTCGGGCCCACGCTATGTGATCTCCTGGCCATCCCCGTCCCCGCTGACTGGGATGGCCTCTCGTTCAAAGACAATATCCAGGGCAAGCCCGGTCTCGATCGGGAATACCTGGTCTGGGATCACGGGCTCTACACCGTTCAGCGGGCCGTCCGAACCAAGACGCATCTGATGATCCGGACATACGACGATTTCGGATACCCGTTCGCGCCGGTGGAACTCTACGACATGGTGGAGGACCCATATCAGACGCGAAACATATGCGACGAGCGTCCTGAGATCGTCCAGCAATGCAGTCACTTCATGGAGGAGTGGATCCAGGAACAGCGGATGAAAGGGCATTGCATCCCGGATCCATTGGAGGAGATATTACGAGAGAGGGCAAACAGCTCAGATCACTGA
- a CDS encoding Gfo/Idh/MocA family oxidoreductase yields MDPIRIIVVGCGGNRGAWFVGQLARHSDYRVTALVDRVEEAAQVVAEHYGLAGVPVYPDTAEALGQVPCDAVLIATPDGHHVEPVVVALERGKHVYVEKPLAITLEDCLKIVRADREAGGRTMVGFNLRFAPLYSHMRQMIAEGAVGRVLTIQTDEFYYGGRTYFRRWNRLRRNSGGLWITKACHDFDQLYWLADAWPVRVSASARLTYYVPKPEAGERCSDCPIEPECPDSYLRDTRHVSPLRRRLEAIREAAGAPPPDLCLYNSEKDTFDHGIAQVEFENDALAVYTLNVVAPFTDRRVRIGGTEATMEGQLSSTDILYWRRHQVDRPDQAERISLLPPGRTEIDSHGGGDVFLLDDFAAFVRGQPSRAIPPAEASVAVAIGLAATQASDANRTVEMAEIPGWEELRSIG; encoded by the coding sequence ATGGATCCCATTCGCATCATCGTCGTCGGCTGCGGTGGCAATCGCGGGGCCTGGTTCGTCGGCCAGCTGGCCCGGCATTCCGACTATCGCGTGACAGCCCTGGTCGATCGGGTGGAGGAGGCGGCGCAGGTCGTCGCCGAACACTACGGCCTGGCGGGTGTCCCCGTGTACCCGGACACCGCCGAGGCGCTGGGGCAGGTGCCCTGTGACGCCGTGTTGATCGCCACGCCGGATGGCCACCACGTGGAGCCGGTGGTGGTCGCGCTGGAGAGAGGAAAGCATGTGTACGTGGAGAAGCCGCTGGCCATCACCCTGGAGGACTGCCTGAAGATCGTCAGGGCCGATCGGGAGGCCGGCGGCCGCACGATGGTCGGCTTCAATCTCCGCTTTGCCCCGCTGTACAGCCACATGCGGCAGATGATCGCCGAGGGCGCCGTGGGGCGGGTGCTCACCATCCAGACCGACGAGTTCTATTACGGCGGCCGCACATACTTCCGCCGGTGGAATCGGCTGCGCCGCAACAGCGGCGGCCTGTGGATCACCAAGGCCTGCCACGATTTCGATCAGCTGTACTGGCTGGCCGATGCCTGGCCGGTCCGGGTCAGCGCCAGCGCCCGCCTGACCTATTACGTCCCAAAGCCGGAAGCGGGGGAGCGATGCAGCGACTGCCCGATCGAGCCGGAGTGCCCCGATTCCTACCTGAGGGACACGCGGCACGTCTCGCCGCTCCGACGACGGTTGGAGGCGATCCGTGAGGCGGCAGGTGCGCCACCTCCTGACCTCTGCTTGTACAACTCCGAAAAGGACACCTTCGATCACGGGATCGCCCAGGTTGAGTTCGAGAACGACGCGCTGGCCGTCTATACGCTGAATGTGGTGGCCCCGTTCACCGATCGGCGGGTCCGCATCGGGGGGACCGAGGCGACGATGGAAGGGCAACTGAGCAGCACGGACATCCTGTACTGGCGCCGCCACCAGGTGGATCGTCCGGACCAGGCGGAGCGCATCTCCCTGCTGCCCCCCGGGCGGACGGAGATCGATTCCCACGGGGGAGGAGATGTCTTCCTGCTGGACGATTTCGCCGCCTTCGTGCGTGGGCAGCCCTCGCGTGCGATCCCACCGGCCGAGGCCTCGGTGGCGGTGGCCATCGGGCTGGCGGCCACGCAGGCGTCCGATGCGAACCGAACGGTAGAGATGGCGGAGATACCCGGCTGGGAGGAGCTTCGATCGATCGGATGA
- a CDS encoding carbohydrate ABC transporter permease, which yields MILIVLAVIMVFPYYWMLVNSLKGPRGFTADPYSLIPKTISFESIGYVWGAGSVATYLKNSLIYATVVLLIQTFINSLAAYAFARVEFPGRNVLFMAVLATMMLPYSVLLIPTYLIVWKLGLANTRMGVVVPAFASAYGIFMLRQFFLNIPMELEDAARIDGCSRFRIYAQIILPLAQPALVTIGLFTFISQWSDFTWPLVILSDSTKYPITVGLSLFRDENYFYWDRTFAACLLGTLPLVFVFFLGQRYILGGISLTGLKG from the coding sequence GTGATTCTCATTGTCCTTGCTGTTATTATGGTCTTCCCGTATTATTGGATGCTGGTCAACTCGCTGAAGGGGCCGAGAGGGTTCACAGCCGATCCGTACTCCCTGATCCCGAAGACGATCAGCTTCGAATCAATCGGCTACGTGTGGGGGGCGGGAAGCGTCGCCACCTACCTCAAGAACAGCCTGATATACGCCACTGTGGTCCTGCTCATTCAGACGTTCATAAACTCGCTGGCTGCGTACGCCTTCGCACGCGTTGAGTTTCCAGGGCGTAATGTGCTGTTCATGGCCGTATTGGCCACGATGATGTTGCCGTATTCCGTCCTGCTCATCCCCACCTACCTGATCGTTTGGAAGCTCGGGTTGGCAAACACGAGAATGGGGGTTGTGGTGCCGGCCTTCGCCAGCGCTTACGGGATTTTCATGTTGCGCCAGTTCTTCCTCAACATCCCTATGGAGCTGGAAGATGCGGCTCGCATCGATGGATGCAGTCGCTTCCGGATCTATGCTCAGATCATTCTGCCCCTCGCCCAACCCGCGTTGGTGACGATCGGGTTGTTCACCTTCATCTCCCAATGGTCCGATTTCACGTGGCCGCTGGTGATCTTGAGTGACTCTACAAAATACCCCATCACCGTGGGGTTGTCGTTGTTCCGGGACGAGAACTACTTCTATTGGGATCGGACGTTTGCAGCCTGTCTGCTGGGCACACTGCCGCTGGTTTTCGTCTTCTTCCTGGGGCAACGCTACATCCTCGGCGGCATCAGCCTCACGGGCTTGAAGGGCTAG
- a CDS encoding sugar ABC transporter permease: MAQNADPKRSEEIYVAPPLWKQPRKWIAGYIFAGPATILIVLFSIISIVISLYLSFFNYDVISEVTPFVGFDNYREALYDDELFWISLKNTAIYVAGVVPGITVIGFLLALAGHKVTHGRGVFRTVYFLPSITPMVVIALVWMWLYSPKGMINQILARIGIPGPNWLFDENLAMAAVIVMSIWQAVGYYTVIYLAGLADIPQDYYDAARVDGANWWQEIVYVTVPLLRNVTLFVTVTLAIAAFQMFTQVYVMTEGGPGTATMTMQFLIFRNGFQYFRMGYAAAISWLLFIVIFVLVMFQMRTTRSEQLF; encoded by the coding sequence ATGGCTCAGAATGCGGATCCGAAGCGATCTGAGGAGATCTACGTCGCCCCTCCCCTGTGGAAACAGCCCCGCAAATGGATCGCCGGGTACATCTTCGCCGGACCGGCGACCATCTTGATCGTCCTGTTCTCGATCATCTCCATTGTCATCTCCCTATACCTCAGCTTCTTCAACTACGACGTCATCTCTGAAGTGACCCCCTTCGTCGGCTTCGACAATTACAGGGAAGCCCTCTATGATGATGAGCTGTTCTGGATCTCGTTGAAGAACACGGCCATCTACGTAGCGGGCGTCGTACCTGGCATCACGGTCATAGGCTTCCTCCTGGCCCTGGCGGGACACAAGGTGACGCATGGGCGGGGGGTCTTCCGCACCGTTTACTTTCTGCCCTCTATCACACCGATGGTGGTCATCGCCCTGGTCTGGATGTGGCTCTATAGCCCCAAGGGCATGATCAATCAGATCCTCGCCCGCATCGGGATCCCGGGCCCGAATTGGCTCTTTGATGAAAACCTGGCGATGGCGGCCGTCATCGTCATGAGCATCTGGCAAGCGGTGGGATATTACACCGTGATCTACCTCGCAGGCCTGGCGGACATCCCACAGGATTACTACGACGCTGCCAGGGTGGACGGAGCGAACTGGTGGCAGGAGATCGTCTACGTGACGGTGCCGCTTCTGCGTAACGTGACGCTGTTCGTCACCGTGACCCTGGCGATAGCAGCCTTTCAGATGTTCACCCAGGTATACGTCATGACGGAGGGCGGGCCTGGCACGGCGACGATGACCATGCAGTTTCTCATCTTCCGGAACGGATTCCAATACTTCCGAATGGGATATGCGGCCGCCATATCCTGGCTGCTATTCATCGTCATCTTCGTGCTCGTCATGTTCCAAATGCGCACCACGCGCTCCGAGCAACTGTTCTGA